The proteins below are encoded in one region of Equus przewalskii isolate Varuska chromosome 1, EquPr2, whole genome shotgun sequence:
- the LOC103542659 gene encoding olfactory receptor 4K5, producing MGKANSSVVSEFVLLGLSSSQELQLFFFVFFSTLYVVIVLGNLLIIITVTSDNSLRSPMYFLLGNLSFVDICQASFATPKMIAGFLSEHKTISFSGCIAQIFFIHLFTGGEMVLLVSMAYDRYVAICKPLHYVVIMNQRTCTVLVMISWTVGLIHTVSQLSFTVNLPFCGPNIVDSFFCDLPRVTKLACLDSYTIEILIVVNSGILSLSTFSLLVSSYIIIFVTVWFKSSATMAKAFSTLAAHITVVILFFGPCIFIYVWPFTIYPVDKVLAIFYTIFTPILNPIIYTLRNRDMKAAMRKIVTHYLRPKKISETPLAVRSSFY from the coding sequence ATGGGTAAGGCCAATTCTTCAGTGGTGTCTGAATTTGTGTTGCTGGGACTCTCTAGTTCTCAGGAACTccagcttttcttctttgttttcttctctacgTTGTATGTGGTCATTGTGCTGGGAAACCTTCTCATTATTATCACCGTCACTTCTGATAACAGCCTGCGCTCCCCAATGTACTTCCTCCTGGGAAACCTTTCCTTTGTGGACATCTGTCAGGCTTCCTTTGCTACCCCGAAGATGATTGCAGGTTTTCTGAGTGAACACAAGACTATCTCCTTCAGTGGCTGCATAGCCCAGATTTTCTTCATTCACCTTTTCACTGGAGGGGAGATGGTGCTACTTGTCTCCATGGCCTATGACAGATATGTAGCCATATGCAAACCCCTACACTATGTAGTCATCATGAACCAAAGGACGTGCACTGTCCTGGTAATGATCTCCTGGACTGTGGGCTTGATACACACAGTAAGTCAGTTATCGTTTACTGTGAACCTGCCTTTTTGTGGCCCCAATATAGTAGACAGCTTTTTTTGTGACCTTCCTCGAGTGACCAAACTTGCTTGCCTGGACTCTTACACCATTGAGATACTAATTGTAGTCAATAGTGGGATTCTTTCCCTAAGCACGTTCTCTCTTTTGGTCAGCTCTTACATCATTATTTTTGTCACTGTCTGGTTTAAGTCTTCTGCTACAATGGCCAAGGCATTTTCTACACTGGCAGCCCATATTACCGTAGTGATATTATTCTTTGGACCTTGCATCTTCATCTATGTGTGGCCTTTTACCATCTACCCTGTGGATAAAGTTCTTGCCATATTTTACACCATTTTCACCCCCATTCTAAACCCTATTATTTACACACTAAGGAACAGAGATATGAAGGCTGCCATGAGGAAAATTGTGACCCATTACCTGAGGCCCAAGAAAATTTCTGAAACGCCACTAGCAGTGAGGAGTTCTTTTTATTAA